A window of Zingiber officinale cultivar Zhangliang chromosome 5A, Zo_v1.1, whole genome shotgun sequence contains these coding sequences:
- the LOC121979797 gene encoding uncharacterized protein LOC121979797, protein MASMKSFRHLLLLLAVALLSLFRRVVAVAARRLLSFVSLHELLLHLSFLRCGLRPVTLDLGHTSLHIWGPNPRRASRKPALLLIHGFGGNSKWQWEGQIGALSRSFDLYIPDLLFFGRSRSSCADRSVGYQARCVAEAMRLLGVARYSVMGISYGGFMAFHLAEMEAESVERMAILTAGICMSPEQLRVMYAKEKRDVCELLLPQKADDLRALVSRSMYRPPPPPSASQS, encoded by the coding sequence ATGGCATCCATGAAATCCTTTCGCCACCTGCTTCTGCTCCTCGCCGTCgccctcctctccctcttccgcCGAGTCGTCGCCGTCGCCGCCCGACGCCTGCTCTCCTTCGTCTCCCTGCACGAGTTGTTGCTCCACCTCTCCTTCCTCCGCTGCGGTCTCCGACCCGTCACACTCGACCTCGGCCACACGTCGCTGCACATCTGGGGCCCCAACCCCCGCCGCGCTAGCCGGAAGCCTGCCCTCCTCCTCATTCACGGCTTCGGCGGCAACTCGAAGTGGCAATGGGAGGGCCAGATCGGGGCCCTATCCCGCTCCTTCGATCTCTATATCCCGgacctcctcttcttcggaagatcCCGTTCCTCCTGCGCCGACCGTTCCGTGGGCTACCAGGCGCGGTGCGTCGCGGAGGCGATGCGCCTCCTCGGGGTCGCCCGGTACTCCGTGATGGGGATCAGCTACGGCGGGTTCATGGCGTTCCACCTGGCGGAGATGGAGGCGGAGTCGGTGGAGCGCATGGCGATTCTCACCGCTGGAATCTGCATGTCGCCGGAGCAGTTGAGGGTGATGTATGCAAAAGAGAAGAGAGACGTGTGCGAGCTGCTGCTGCCACAGAAGGCGGACGATCTGAGGGCCCTCGTCAGCCGGTCCATGtaccgcccccccccccccccaagtgcTTCACAAAGTTAA